From the genome of Alphaproteobacteria bacterium, one region includes:
- a CDS encoding undecaprenyl-diphosphate phosphatase has translation MPLFEIAILAVIQGLTEFLPISSSGHLRLGSELLGLSENTLILDVAVHVGTLFAVMAYFWRDLLFMLAGLFDNLRGRKHDGGRLAGYLTLATIPIIVAGFFAQDLVENHLRTLEIVGWATIGFGVLLFLADRAGMTILKLDHLTVSNALIIGIAQVLALIPGTSRAGITITAARFLGYDRSEAARFSMLMSIPAIGGAGLLIGLQLIETGNPVLTRDALIAAGLSFVTALLAIALFLRWLRFAGFGPFVIYRLALGALILGWVYGAF, from the coding sequence ATGCCGTTATTCGAAATCGCCATTCTCGCCGTCATTCAGGGCCTTACGGAGTTCCTGCCGATCAGTTCCTCGGGCCATCTCCGCCTGGGTTCGGAACTGCTCGGACTTTCGGAAAACACGCTGATCCTGGATGTGGCCGTGCATGTGGGGACGTTGTTCGCCGTGATGGCCTATTTCTGGCGCGACCTGCTGTTTATGCTCGCCGGCCTTTTCGACAATCTACGCGGGCGCAAGCATGACGGCGGCCGTCTGGCGGGCTATCTGACGCTCGCCACCATCCCGATCATCGTCGCCGGCTTCTTCGCGCAGGACCTGGTCGAGAATCATCTCCGCACCCTGGAAATCGTCGGCTGGGCAACCATCGGGTTCGGGGTGTTGCTGTTTCTGGCGGACCGTGCGGGCATGACGATCCTGAAACTCGACCACCTGACCGTTTCCAATGCCCTTATCATCGGCATCGCGCAGGTGCTGGCACTGATTCCCGGTACCAGCCGCGCCGGCATCACCATCACGGCGGCGCGCTTCCTCGGCTACGACCGCAGCGAGGCCGCGCGCTTCTCGATGCTGATGTCGATCCCGGCGATCGGCGGTGCGGGATTGCTCATCGGCCTGCAATTGATCGAAACCGGCAACCCAGTGCTGACCCGCGACGCGCTGATCGCGGCGGGCCTGTCATTCGTAACCGCACTGCTTGCAATCGCACTGTTTCTGCGTTGGCTGCGGTTTGCCGGGTTTGGACCATTCGTGATCTACCGGCTGGCGCTCGGCGCTCTGATCCTGGGCTGGGTGTACGGCGCCTTTTAG
- a CDS encoding alpha/beta hydrolase fold domain-containing protein has protein sequence MPNDNMVKPTDRIHTQQAAALKRNAEIVAELGDPGEGIEAVRAHAEAARVVWNEGGPEMALNEARTVPGPFRDVPVQFYRPSADGALPVFVYLHGGGFRIGSPLSNDRQMREIAAAWGGAVVSADYVHVPEHTFPDPVDEIVAVVEWLAENGGDWGLDTGRIAIGGASAGASIALGVAITLRDKGRGDLLKAISSFYGVLDYNLESDSMKELGGGDFMLTTEYTQMVYDGYVPDAADQSDPRAFAARVDPTGLPPIFIAAAELDPIRDDSLTFAATLKAAKHFFVLEVYPGMLHAFFGYSGVVDEAKRLVNDAATFLGRALGQGQGGPGGHGRA, from the coding sequence ATGCCGAACGACAACATGGTCAAGCCGACTGACCGCATCCATACGCAGCAGGCCGCCGCGCTCAAGCGCAACGCCGAAATCGTCGCCGAGCTCGGTGACCCAGGCGAAGGCATTGAAGCGGTGCGTGCGCATGCCGAGGCGGCGCGTGTGGTCTGGAACGAGGGTGGCCCGGAGATGGCGCTCAACGAGGCGCGGACGGTTCCCGGCCCGTTCCGCGACGTTCCGGTGCAGTTCTATCGGCCGTCCGCGGACGGTGCTTTGCCCGTGTTTGTCTATCTCCACGGCGGCGGTTTCCGGATCGGCAGCCCGCTTTCCAACGATCGCCAGATGCGCGAGATCGCGGCGGCGTGGGGCGGGGCGGTGGTCAGTGCCGACTATGTGCACGTGCCGGAACACACATTCCCCGACCCGGTGGACGAGATTGTCGCGGTGGTCGAGTGGCTGGCCGAGAACGGCGGCGACTGGGGTCTCGACACGGGCCGGATCGCGATCGGCGGGGCGTCCGCCGGCGCGAGTATCGCGCTCGGCGTGGCGATCACGCTGCGCGACAAGGGCCGAGGCGATCTCCTGAAGGCCATCTCGTCCTTTTACGGCGTCCTCGATTACAATCTGGAATCGGATTCCATGAAGGAACTCGGCGGCGGCGACTTCATGCTCACCACCGAATACACACAGATGGTCTATGACGGGTATGTGCCCGATGCGGCCGACCAATCCGACCCGCGTGCGTTTGCTGCCAGGGTCGATCCGACGGGCCTGCCGCCGATCTTCATTGCGGCGGCGGAACTCGACCCGATCCGCGACGATTCCCTGACCTTTGCCGCGACGCTGAAGGCCGCCAAGCATTTCTTCGTGCTCGAGGTCTATCCCGGCATGCTGCATGCCTTTTTCGGCTATTCGGGGGTCGTCGACGAGGCGAAGCGTCTGGTCAATGACGCGGCGACGTTCCTCGGTCGCGCGCTCGGGCAGGGCCAGGGCGGCCCGGGCGGCCACGGGCGGGCCTAG
- a CDS encoding glutathione S-transferase family protein — protein MRTVYHLWLCPFARKVRIALAEKKLPFELEIEKVWERREEFLALNPAGEVPVMIEANSEDGPPIVLSDSAIICEYIEEICAEPGLLGAEPEARAEARRLAAWFDQKFQREVTVNLVDEKINKRFLGLGAPSSAAIRAGHVNIGTHLAYVEYLIERRDWLAGPDFSLADIAAAAQISCVDYVGDVPWEDFPEAKSWYARVKSRPSMRPILADHIPGIPPPKHYADPDF, from the coding sequence ATGCGGACCGTCTATCACCTCTGGCTTTGCCCCTTTGCACGCAAGGTTCGAATTGCGTTGGCGGAAAAGAAACTGCCTTTCGAACTCGAGATCGAAAAGGTATGGGAGCGCCGCGAAGAGTTTCTCGCCCTGAACCCGGCGGGCGAGGTGCCGGTCATGATCGAGGCGAACAGTGAAGACGGGCCGCCGATTGTGCTCTCGGACTCCGCCATCATCTGTGAATATATCGAGGAAATCTGTGCCGAGCCCGGCTTGTTGGGGGCCGAACCCGAGGCGCGCGCCGAGGCCCGCCGCCTGGCGGCCTGGTTCGATCAGAAATTCCAGCGCGAAGTGACGGTCAATCTGGTGGATGAGAAGATCAACAAGCGTTTCCTGGGACTGGGGGCGCCGTCATCCGCCGCGATCCGCGCCGGCCACGTGAATATCGGGACGCATCTGGCCTATGTGGAATATCTCATCGAACGGCGGGACTGGCTGGCCGGCCCGGATTTTTCGCTCGCCGATATTGCCGCGGCCGCGCAGATATCCTGTGTCGATTATGTCGGTGACGTGCCATGGGAAGATTTCCCCGAGGCGAAGAGCTGGTACGCGCGGGTCAAATCACGCCCCAGCATGCGGCCGATACTCGCCGACCATATTCCCGGCATCCCGCCGCCCAAACATTACGCGGACCCGGATTTCTAG
- a CDS encoding phosphoenolpyruvate hydrolase family protein, translated as MASQLTHEAIMQRLHAERDAGRTIYDALCGSGITAKMAARGGADMITTHILAYFRMQGHSSMAGYLPIGDANAITLELGERSLLNVIDDCPVIAGILCVDPTRDMNRFVDQLAAAGYHGVMNCPTVALIDGKFRSDLEETGTGYAREIEVLGYASNQGLFTKAFCTTPDECLSMAEAGVDNIIVHFGNSSGGTIGSETVMNYDDMAQRVAICTDALAAKYADRIITCHGGSIETPEHFAEFIKLAPQLHGYVGGSSAERFPIEDSVPAVTRGFKAVKTR; from the coding sequence ATGGCGTCCCAACTGACCCACGAAGCAATCATGCAACGCCTGCACGCCGAACGCGATGCGGGACGCACCATTTATGACGCCCTGTGCGGGTCCGGAATCACGGCAAAGATGGCCGCGCGCGGCGGTGCCGACATGATCACCACCCACATCCTCGCCTATTTCCGCATGCAGGGGCACAGCTCGATGGCCGGCTATCTGCCGATCGGCGACGCGAACGCGATTACCCTGGAACTCGGCGAACGTTCGTTGCTCAATGTCATCGACGATTGCCCGGTCATCGCCGGTATCCTTTGCGTCGATCCGACCCGCGACATGAACCGCTTCGTCGACCAGCTCGCCGCCGCGGGCTATCACGGCGTGATGAACTGCCCGACCGTCGCGCTCATTGACGGGAAGTTCCGTTCGGACCTGGAAGAGACGGGCACCGGCTATGCCCGCGAGATCGAGGTGCTCGGCTATGCCAGCAATCAGGGTCTGTTTACGAAAGCCTTTTGCACCACGCCGGACGAATGCCTGTCGATGGCCGAAGCGGGCGTCGACAACATCATCGTCCATTTCGGCAATTCCTCGGGCGGTACCATCGGCTCTGAAACGGTCATGAACTATGACGACATGGCACAGCGCGTGGCCATCTGTACCGACGCGCTCGCCGCCAAATATGCCGACCGGATCATCACCTGCCATGGCGGGTCGATCGAGACGCCGGAGCATTTCGCGGAGTTCATCAAACTGGCGCCGCAGCTTCACGGCTATGTCGGCGGTTCGTCGGCCGAGCGGTTCCCGATTGAGGATTCGGTGCCCGCGGTCACGCGCGGCTTCAAGGCGGTGAAGACCCGGTAA
- a CDS encoding glycosyltransferase family 9 protein — translation MKNLARILVIKLGALGDVVQATGPFAAIRAHHPDAHITLLTSPAFSNFLGASGWFDEVWVDDRPGWKNFWGWYRLRFRLRYGMFDRVYDLQTSDRSSLYYQLMLPGPRPEWSGIARGAALRHKNPDRDEMHTIDRQIDQLAVAGIAHVPAPSLDWVRADTARFGITGPYVLLVPGGSAHRPEKRWPVGSFTELARRLVARGVTPVLIGAGADAHATGTIASFCPGTIDLTSDTSFAEIVVLARGAKGAVGNDTGPMHVIATAGCPSVALYSFASDPALCAQKGDDVTILRSDLLADLSVDEVDAALRLD, via the coding sequence ATGAAGAATCTTGCCCGTATCCTGGTGATCAAGCTGGGGGCGCTGGGCGATGTTGTTCAGGCGACGGGCCCGTTTGCCGCGATCCGCGCCCATCACCCCGACGCGCATATCACCCTTCTGACATCACCGGCCTTCAGCAATTTTCTCGGCGCCTCCGGTTGGTTCGACGAGGTCTGGGTCGATGACCGACCGGGCTGGAAAAACTTCTGGGGCTGGTATCGACTGCGGTTCCGCTTGCGATACGGCATGTTCGATCGTGTCTATGATCTCCAGACGTCCGATCGATCTAGCCTCTACTATCAGCTCATGTTGCCGGGGCCGCGGCCCGAATGGTCGGGTATCGCGCGCGGCGCGGCACTGCGGCACAAGAATCCCGACCGCGACGAGATGCACACGATCGACCGGCAAATCGATCAACTCGCCGTCGCGGGAATCGCGCATGTCCCGGCACCCTCGCTTGACTGGGTGCGGGCGGATACGGCGCGGTTCGGCATCACGGGACCTTATGTTCTGCTCGTGCCCGGCGGGTCGGCCCATCGCCCCGAGAAGCGCTGGCCGGTGGGTTCGTTCACCGAACTGGCGCGGCGGCTCGTCGCGCGCGGCGTGACGCCGGTGCTGATCGGCGCGGGTGCCGATGCCCATGCGACCGGCACCATCGCGTCCTTCTGCCCCGGGACAATCGACCTGACGTCCGACACGAGCTTCGCCGAAATCGTCGTGCTGGCGCGAGGCGCGAAAGGCGCGGTCGGCAACGACACGGGGCCGATGCATGTTATCGCGACGGCCGGTTGCCCGTCAGTCGCGCTCTATTCCTTTGCTTCCGACCCGGCGTTGTGCGCACAGAAAGGCGACGATGTGACCATTCTGCGCAGCGATCTTCTGGCGGATCTTTCCGTCGATGAGGTTGATGCCGCGCTCCGACTGGACTAA
- the thrS gene encoding threonine--tRNA ligase codes for MADPASANQVTITLPDGSTRVFDGTVTGAALAADIGPGLAKAALAVRVDGEIRDLARPIEADAEVSIITIKDEDALELIRHDAAHVLAEAVQELFPGTQITFGPSTEDGFYYDFHRAEAFSSDDFAAIEKKMEEIVSRDEEIIREVWSRDEVRAYFEKNGETFKAEWVGELPDGEDITMYRQGDWVDLCRGPHLPSTGKLPKAFKLMKLAGAYWRGDAANDQLQRIYGTAWRNEKELKAHLTMIEEAEKRDHRRIGREMDLFHMQEAAVGSVFWHPKGWTLYRACEEYMRTRLDGAGYTEVKTPQLVDRALWERSGHWEKFREHMFVAEVDESDPAAHGHDHDHDAPSTATNRMLALKPMNCPCHVQIFSNSGMKSYRDLPLRMAEFGSCHRYEPSGALHGIMRVRAFTQDDAHIFCTEDQIVEETKSFCELLLSVYRDFGFEEVAVKFSDRPEVRAGDDATWDRAEQALMEATKAAGLDFTLNPGEGAFYGPKLEFVLRDAIGRDWQCGTLQVDFVLPERLDASYIDESGEKARPVMLHRAILGSFERFLGILIENHAGRFPLWLAPTQIVVATITSDANDYAEEVAAACRTAGLRVEADLRNEKINYKVREHSHAHVPAILVVGRREAEEGTVAVRRLGSKDQEVLALGDAVGKLGAEAESPAAKHAA; via the coding sequence ATGGCAGACCCAGCATCCGCGAACCAGGTCACGATCACACTGCCCGATGGCAGCACGCGCGTCTTTGACGGCACGGTGACCGGAGCTGCGTTGGCGGCCGACATCGGCCCCGGCCTGGCCAAGGCGGCGCTCGCCGTCCGGGTCGATGGCGAGATCCGCGACCTCGCCCGGCCCATCGAGGCCGATGCCGAAGTTTCGATCATCACGATCAAGGACGAGGACGCACTCGAGCTGATCCGCCACGACGCGGCCCATGTGCTGGCCGAGGCGGTCCAGGAATTGTTCCCGGGCACGCAGATCACCTTCGGCCCGTCGACGGAAGACGGCTTCTATTATGACTTCCACCGGGCCGAGGCCTTCTCGTCGGATGACTTCGCGGCCATCGAGAAGAAGATGGAAGAGATCGTGTCGCGCGACGAGGAGATCATCCGCGAGGTCTGGTCGCGCGATGAGGTTCGCGCCTACTTCGAAAAGAACGGCGAGACGTTCAAGGCCGAATGGGTCGGCGAACTGCCCGACGGCGAAGACATCACGATGTACCGCCAGGGTGATTGGGTCGATCTTTGTCGCGGCCCGCATCTGCCATCGACGGGCAAGCTGCCCAAAGCCTTCAAGCTGATGAAACTCGCCGGCGCCTACTGGCGTGGCGATGCGGCGAACGATCAGCTCCAGCGTATCTACGGCACGGCCTGGCGGAACGAGAAAGAGCTCAAGGCCCATCTGACGATGATCGAGGAGGCCGAGAAGCGCGATCACCGCCGGATCGGCCGCGAGATGGACCTGTTCCACATGCAGGAAGCCGCCGTCGGCTCGGTGTTCTGGCACCCCAAGGGCTGGACGCTCTACCGGGCGTGCGAGGAATATATGCGCACCCGGCTCGACGGGGCCGGCTACACGGAAGTGAAGACGCCCCAGCTCGTCGATCGCGCGCTGTGGGAGCGCTCGGGCCACTGGGAAAAATTCCGCGAGCACATGTTTGTCGCGGAAGTGGACGAAAGCGATCCCGCCGCGCACGGCCATGATCATGATCACGACGCGCCCTCGACGGCGACGAACAGGATGCTGGCGCTGAAGCCGATGAACTGTCCTTGTCATGTGCAGATCTTCAGCAACTCCGGCATGAAGAGTTATCGAGACTTGCCGCTGCGCATGGCCGAGTTCGGCTCCTGTCATCGCTATGAGCCGTCGGGCGCGCTGCACGGCATCATGCGAGTGCGCGCGTTTACGCAGGACGATGCGCATATCTTCTGCACTGAGGATCAGATCGTTGAGGAGACGAAGTCCTTCTGCGAACTGCTGTTGTCGGTCTATCGGGACTTCGGTTTCGAAGAGGTGGCGGTGAAGTTCTCCGACCGACCCGAGGTGCGCGCCGGCGATGACGCAACCTGGGACCGCGCGGAACAGGCGCTGATGGAAGCGACCAAGGCCGCCGGGCTCGATTTCACGCTCAACCCGGGCGAGGGCGCCTTCTACGGGCCGAAGCTCGAGTTTGTCTTGCGCGATGCCATCGGCCGGGACTGGCAGTGCGGCACCCTGCAGGTGGATTTCGTGCTGCCCGAGCGCCTCGATGCCAGCTACATCGACGAGAGTGGCGAGAAGGCGCGGCCGGTCATGTTGCATCGCGCGATCCTCGGATCCTTCGAACGGTTCCTCGGAATCCTGATTGAAAACCATGCGGGCCGGTTCCCGCTCTGGCTGGCGCCGACCCAAATTGTCGTGGCGACGATCACCAGCGATGCCAATGATTATGCCGAAGAGGTTGCGGCCGCGTGCCGGACGGCGGGCCTGCGAGTCGAGGCCGATCTGCGGAACGAAAAGATCAACTACAAGGTGCGCGAGCACAGCCACGCGCATGTCCCGGCGATCCTGGTGGTGGGCCGCCGCGAGGCCGAGGAAGGTACGGTTGCCGTGCGGCGACTCGGCTCGAAGGATCAGGAAGTGCTTGCGTTGGGCGACGCGGTCGGCAAACTAGGCGCCGAGGCCGAAAGCCCGGCGGCGAAACACGCCGCCTGA
- a CDS encoding SDR family oxidoreductase: MTSPTLLVFGLGFSARVLVDRLRPAGWQVRATVRDGEKVAALRADGIDAHLFDGTAPIADVDAAFEGVSHLLLSVPPGADGDPVLGLHGGDIAARAGDIAWAGYLSTTGVYGDRAGGWVDETSELAPATERGLRRVAAEAGWCRLWREYGLPIHLFRLAGIYGPGRNALETVRKGMARRVVREGQVFSRIHVADIATVLAASITRPDPGAAYNVCDDDPAPPQDVVTHACALLGIDPPPEIPFEDAEMSVMGRSFYAESKRVSNRRIKEELGVELAYPDYRTGLAALLSDS; encoded by the coding sequence ATGACGTCTCCAACTCTACTGGTGTTCGGCCTGGGCTTTAGCGCCCGGGTCCTGGTGGACCGGCTCCGGCCGGCGGGTTGGCAGGTGCGTGCCACGGTGCGTGATGGCGAGAAGGTTGCGGCGTTGCGGGCAGACGGCATCGATGCGCATCTTTTCGACGGGACGGCGCCGATCGCGGATGTGGATGCTGCGTTCGAGGGTGTCAGCCACCTCCTTTTATCGGTACCGCCCGGTGCGGACGGCGACCCTGTTCTGGGCCTGCATGGTGGCGATATTGCGGCGCGGGCGGGCGACATCGCCTGGGCCGGCTACCTCTCCACCACCGGAGTTTATGGCGACCGTGCGGGCGGCTGGGTGGACGAGACATCCGAACTCGCACCGGCGACCGAACGCGGCCTGCGTCGGGTCGCGGCCGAGGCCGGCTGGTGCCGGCTTTGGCGCGAGTATGGCTTGCCGATCCATCTGTTTCGTCTCGCGGGAATCTACGGTCCCGGGCGCAACGCGTTGGAGACGGTGCGCAAGGGCATGGCGCGTCGCGTGGTCAGGGAAGGTCAGGTGTTCAGCCGCATCCACGTGGCGGATATCGCGACGGTTTTGGCGGCCTCGATCACGCGACCCGATCCGGGCGCGGCCTATAATGTTTGCGACGACGATCCGGCACCGCCCCAGGACGTGGTGACCCATGCGTGCGCGCTTCTGGGGATCGATCCGCCGCCGGAGATACCGTTCGAAGACGCCGAGATGTCCGTAATGGGCCGTAGTTTCTATGCGGAATCCAAACGCGTCTCGAACCGACGGATCAAGGAAGAGCTCGGCGTGGAACTGGCCTATCCCGATTATCGGACGGGGCTGGCGGCGCTGTTGTCGGACAGCTGA
- a CDS encoding glycosyltransferase family 4 protein, whose product MNDGPDSNTLADAAASAASEAIARETAARLPVVLQVLPSLDVGGGGVERSAIDVAEALVLAGKTAIVASSGGRQVAELERRGVRHVELPLASKNPLIIRRNIARLAELIEREHVELVHARSRAPAWSARAAAREAGLPFVTTFHGTYNFGSGTFGALKKRYNAVMADGDIVIANSQFITAHIKDNYAVPDARIRTIPRGIDTARFDAEGFNPNRMIDVSTRWRLDDENAVITLPGRLTRWKGQLLFIEALARLKARRGSEGFRITGLLVGSDQGREAYRRELEEKISEKSLGGNVQIVGHCEDMPAAYMLSDVVVSASTDPEAFGRVIAEAQAMGRPVVVADHGGATEQVLAGETGWLFTPGDPETFSDALESALTLDAARREALAVRAAVHVRENFSKAGMCADTLRVYAALHEARA is encoded by the coding sequence ATGAACGACGGTCCCGATTCTAACACCCTGGCGGATGCTGCGGCGAGTGCGGCCAGCGAAGCCATAGCGCGTGAGACGGCGGCGCGACTGCCGGTGGTGTTGCAGGTGTTGCCGTCGCTCGATGTCGGCGGCGGCGGAGTCGAGCGAAGCGCGATCGATGTGGCCGAAGCGCTGGTCCTGGCGGGTAAGACGGCGATCGTCGCCTCTTCGGGGGGCAGACAGGTTGCGGAGCTCGAACGCCGTGGCGTACGCCATGTCGAGCTGCCGCTCGCGTCCAAGAACCCCCTGATCATCCGCCGCAACATCGCGCGGCTGGCCGAACTCATCGAGCGTGAACATGTGGAGCTGGTGCATGCCCGTTCCCGCGCACCCGCATGGAGCGCCCGCGCAGCGGCCCGGGAGGCGGGGCTGCCTTTCGTCACCACATTCCACGGCACCTATAATTTCGGCAGCGGGACGTTCGGCGCCCTGAAGAAGCGGTACAACGCCGTGATGGCCGACGGCGATATCGTGATCGCCAATTCGCAATTCATCACGGCCCATATCAAGGACAACTATGCGGTCCCCGACGCGCGGATCCGCACGATCCCGCGCGGCATCGATACAGCGCGCTTCGATGCCGAGGGGTTCAACCCCAACCGGATGATCGATGTCTCCACCCGCTGGCGGCTTGACGATGAGAATGCCGTCATCACGCTGCCGGGGCGGTTGACCCGTTGGAAAGGCCAGCTCCTGTTCATCGAGGCGCTGGCGCGGCTCAAGGCGCGGCGGGGCTCGGAGGGATTTCGCATTACCGGCCTGTTGGTCGGGTCCGATCAGGGGCGCGAGGCCTATCGGCGTGAGCTTGAGGAGAAGATTTCCGAAAAGAGCCTCGGGGGCAACGTGCAAATCGTCGGTCATTGTGAAGACATGCCTGCCGCCTACATGCTGTCCGACGTGGTGGTGTCGGCCTCGACCGACCCCGAAGCGTTCGGCCGGGTGATCGCCGAGGCCCAGGCCATGGGCCGGCCGGTGGTGGTGGCCGATCATGGCGGGGCGACCGAACAGGTGCTCGCCGGTGAGACCGGCTGGTTGTTCACGCCGGGTGACCCCGAGACCTTCTCGGACGCGCTCGAATCCGCGCTGACTCTCGATGCCGCGAGACGCGAGGCGCTCGCCGTGCGTGCTGCCGTGCATGTGCGTGAGAATTTTTCCAAGGCCGGCATGTGCGCCGACACGTTGCGGGTTTACGCCGCGCTCCATGAGGCGCGGGCATGA
- a CDS encoding alpha/beta fold hydrolase, with protein MVSADIHTVNAADGTALAYCATPVQAPVADTPITQAPGPRPGVVFLGGFMSDMTGQKATVLEAWARASGHAFLRLDYSGHGASGGAFRDGTIGRWRDDALAVIRHAGHTVPGLGGDLVLVGSSMGGWIATLVAKALIEQTDAQNVAGLVTVAAAADFTEDLLPARLGPEALAQIAATGSFEAPSEYAEDPYVITGALLDEGRNHLVLKAPLALDIPVRLIHGTADPDVPWTQSQNLMDALTSDDVELILIKDGDHRLSEPRDLARMIGVVERLCDQLSDNSAASPVR; from the coding sequence ATGGTTTCCGCCGACATCCACACTGTCAACGCCGCAGACGGTACCGCCCTCGCATATTGCGCGACGCCGGTGCAAGCGCCGGTCGCCGACACGCCGATTACGCAGGCACCCGGCCCCAGGCCCGGTGTCGTGTTCCTGGGTGGTTTTATGTCCGATATGACCGGCCAGAAGGCAACTGTTTTGGAGGCATGGGCACGCGCAAGCGGCCACGCGTTCCTGCGGCTGGATTATTCCGGCCATGGCGCGTCGGGCGGTGCGTTCCGTGACGGGACCATCGGGCGCTGGCGCGACGACGCGCTCGCCGTGATCCGTCATGCGGGCCATACAGTGCCGGGGTTGGGCGGGGACCTGGTGCTGGTCGGTTCATCCATGGGCGGCTGGATCGCAACCCTCGTGGCGAAGGCGCTCATCGAGCAAACCGACGCGCAAAACGTCGCGGGACTCGTAACGGTCGCCGCGGCGGCGGACTTCACCGAGGATCTGCTGCCCGCGCGGCTGGGGCCCGAGGCGCTGGCGCAGATCGCCGCGACCGGCTCCTTCGAGGCACCTTCGGAGTATGCCGAAGACCCCTATGTGATTACCGGGGCATTGCTCGACGAGGGCCGCAACCATCTGGTTCTGAAAGCACCGCTGGCGCTGGACATCCCCGTGCGGCTGATCCACGGAACCGCCGACCCGGACGTGCCCTGGACGCAATCGCAGAATCTCATGGATGCGCTGACGTCGGACGATGTCGAACTCATCCTGATCAAGGACGGCGACCACCGCCTGTCGGAGCCCCGCGACCTGGCGCGAATGATCGGTGTGGTCGAACGCCTGTGTGATCAGCTGTCCGACAACAGCGCCGCCAGCCCCGTCCGATAA
- a CDS encoding tetratricopeptide repeat protein, translated as MLRRLSPPAPRSSLLVALSLAVMLVAASLFVAPRDAQAQDRYADMPPGQAYQTCLATARSDPETGFEAAITWRDEGGGAPSRHCVALALFGLGQFTEAATRLEALAADMPTATTREQSAVLGQAGSVWLHAGDLSRAHTVLTQALEFDSTDPEIWIDRGDALARGGEYWDAVDDFSAALDRDHRRLDALIFRAAAYRLLNVPDLARDDIARALVVDPDNPDALMELGAVQAGVGEFDAARESWLRVLAIAPASRAAGAAREALQQMDAKAE; from the coding sequence GTGTTGCGCCGTCTATCACCACCCGCCCCCAGGTCCAGCCTGCTTGTCGCCCTGTCGCTGGCCGTCATGCTTGTGGCCGCGTCGTTATTTGTGGCACCCCGCGATGCGCAGGCGCAGGATCGCTACGCGGACATGCCGCCCGGGCAAGCCTACCAGACCTGCCTCGCGACCGCCCGGAGCGACCCTGAAACGGGATTCGAGGCCGCCATTACCTGGCGCGACGAGGGCGGCGGCGCGCCGTCGCGCCATTGCGTGGCGCTGGCACTGTTCGGGCTGGGCCAGTTCACCGAGGCCGCCACGCGCCTCGAAGCGCTCGCCGCCGACATGCCAACAGCCACCACCCGTGAGCAATCCGCGGTCCTCGGGCAGGCCGGCAGTGTCTGGCTCCACGCCGGCGATCTGAGCCGCGCGCATACGGTGCTTACCCAGGCCCTTGAATTCGACTCGACAGACCCCGAAATCTGGATCGATCGCGGCGATGCGCTGGCGCGCGGCGGGGAATATTGGGACGCGGTGGATGATTTTTCGGCCGCGCTCGACCGGGACCATCGCCGACTCGACGCACTGATCTTTCGTGCTGCCGCCTATCGACTCCTCAACGTCCCCGACCTGGCGCGTGACGACATCGCCCGCGCACTCGTGGTCGACCCCGACAACCCCGACGCATTGATGGAACTCGGTGCGGTCCAGGCCGGCGTCGGGGAGTTCGACGCCGCGCGCGAATCCTGGCTGCGGGTGCTGGCCATCGCGCCGGCCTCGCGCGCAGCCGGCGCCGCGCGCGAAGCGTTGCAACAAATGGACGCGAAGGCAGAATAA